A portion of the Falsibacillus albus genome contains these proteins:
- the plsY gene encoding glycerol-3-phosphate 1-O-acyltransferase PlsY: protein MLYALILLLAYLLGSIPSGLIVGKAFYGVDIREHGSGNLGGTNTFRTLGVKAGLAVTIADILKGTLATSLPLIFGFDHLHPLLVGTFAVIGHMFPVFAGFRGGKAVATSGGVLLGYVPILFLILIAVFFISLYLTKYVSLSSMIAAIVAFATSLFYNHEPDIPLIIVIGLMAFFVIYRHRANIKRIINGTEPKIKWL, encoded by the coding sequence ATGCTATATGCACTTATTCTTTTACTCGCTTATCTATTAGGATCGATCCCATCCGGATTGATTGTAGGAAAGGCATTTTATGGGGTGGACATACGGGAACATGGAAGCGGAAATTTAGGAGGCACCAATACATTCCGCACATTGGGGGTCAAAGCCGGACTTGCTGTGACAATCGCTGATATTCTAAAGGGTACATTGGCTACCAGCCTTCCGCTAATATTCGGTTTTGATCATCTACATCCATTATTGGTGGGAACTTTTGCTGTTATCGGACACATGTTTCCGGTTTTTGCAGGATTTCGCGGAGGTAAGGCTGTCGCCACTTCTGGCGGTGTGCTATTGGGTTATGTGCCGATTTTATTCCTAATCCTTATTGCTGTATTCTTTATCAGCTTATATTTGACGAAATACGTATCGCTTTCTTCCATGATTGCAGCCATTGTAGCCTTTGCCACCAGCCTTTTTTACAACCATGAGCCGGACATACCGCTGATCATTGTCATCGGGTTAATGGCCTTCTTTGTCATTTATCGCCATCGCGCCAATATAAAGCGTATCATCAACGGAACCGAACCGAAAATAAAATGGCTCTAA
- a CDS encoding CapA family protein translates to MKRICVITVILLLLLIGVLLGWQYHESAKNAFFHTVHSVGHNAMHSVAAETKSYGTSATIGEIGDVLLHDWVYEDAKKSSGYQFDKMLAKVKPMLEKPDFLIANEESIPAGESMGISSYPIFNSPFEIVDTLKRNGVDLISSANNHAMDKGPRGILSAIQYYEKKGMPYVGINKNQADQKRLRVFNVNGISVAVLAYTFGTNGIPIPDGKGYLVNVIDEPKMIEDIQDARKHAEVVVLSIHWGNEYVRKPNEIQKKLAKDLANAGADIIFGHHPHVLEPIEKIKCTDDRNAVVVYSLGNFLSGQLWDYKDIGGLATVDIHKKIDGDNKTIKIGEVNFEPTFVLSKHFRHYEVLPLKDAYREGLVDHSPDEIENFMFSSISH, encoded by the coding sequence ATGAAAAGAATATGTGTCATTACAGTAATCCTGCTTCTGCTGTTGATAGGAGTGCTTTTAGGATGGCAGTATCATGAATCTGCAAAAAATGCTTTTTTCCATACGGTGCATTCAGTTGGTCACAATGCGATGCATTCCGTTGCTGCCGAAACAAAGTCGTATGGGACTTCAGCCACTATCGGAGAAATCGGCGATGTCCTCCTCCATGATTGGGTATATGAAGATGCAAAAAAATCATCAGGCTATCAATTTGATAAAATGCTGGCCAAAGTTAAACCGATGTTAGAGAAGCCTGATTTCTTGATTGCCAATGAAGAATCGATTCCTGCTGGAGAATCCATGGGGATATCAAGCTACCCTATCTTCAACAGTCCATTTGAGATTGTCGATACACTGAAAAGAAACGGTGTGGATTTGATATCGAGTGCCAATAACCATGCGATGGACAAGGGCCCGAGGGGAATATTGAGTGCCATTCAATATTATGAAAAGAAAGGAATGCCTTATGTAGGAATCAACAAAAATCAAGCAGATCAAAAGCGTCTAAGGGTGTTCAATGTTAACGGCATTTCCGTTGCCGTTCTAGCCTATACATTTGGCACCAATGGAATCCCAATCCCTGATGGAAAGGGTTATCTCGTAAATGTAATCGATGAACCAAAGATGATTGAGGATATCCAAGATGCGAGAAAACATGCAGAAGTTGTTGTCCTGAGTATTCATTGGGGAAATGAATATGTCCGGAAGCCGAATGAGATCCAAAAGAAACTTGCAAAAGATCTGGCCAATGCCGGTGCGGATATCATTTTCGGCCATCATCCTCATGTACTGGAGCCGATCGAGAAAATCAAATGCACCGACGATAGAAATGCTGTTGTCGTATATTCCCTCGGGAACTTCTTGTCTGGGCAGCTATGGGACTATAAGGATATTGGAGGACTCGCCACTGTGGACATACATAAAAAAATTGACGGAGACAATAAGACGATCAAAATCGGTGAAGTGAATTTCGAACCAACCTTCGTTTTAAGCAAGCATTTCAGACACTATGAAGTTCTGCCATTAAAAGACGCTTACCGTGAGGGACTGGTTGACCATTCCCCTGATGAAATTGAGAACTTTATGTTTTCTTCGATTTCCCATTAA
- a CDS encoding HesB/YadR/YfhF family protein, translating to MNIYISDDALKWFKKEMDIQKGEYVRFFARYGGSSPVQQGFSLGVTKEEPIDMAVKYEHEGTTFFIEERDVWYFDGHDLHVIVDDKRNELLYEYKKENSLS from the coding sequence ATGAACATTTATATATCTGATGATGCACTTAAATGGTTTAAAAAAGAAATGGATATTCAAAAAGGCGAATATGTTCGATTTTTTGCCCGGTATGGAGGAAGCAGCCCGGTCCAGCAAGGATTTTCATTAGGCGTGACCAAAGAGGAGCCCATAGATATGGCAGTGAAATACGAGCATGAAGGAACAACCTTCTTTATCGAGGAGCGCGATGTTTGGTACTTTGATGGCCATGATTTACATGTTATAGTCGACGATAAACGCAATGAACTTCTATACGAATATAAAAAGGAAAACAGCCTCAGCTGA
- a CDS encoding acyl-CoA thioesterase produces MLVSKKTIDVRYAETDQMGVVYHANYLVWMELGRTQLIEDLGFRYADMENDGIISPVMDIQVSYKKPVRYGEKAIIHTWIEEYDGLRSVYGYEIYTEDHELALSGTSKHVCVKKDSFRPISVKKHFPDWHEAYMNEKK; encoded by the coding sequence ATGTTAGTGTCTAAAAAGACCATCGATGTACGCTATGCAGAAACTGATCAAATGGGGGTTGTATATCATGCCAACTACCTCGTCTGGATGGAACTTGGCCGTACTCAGCTCATCGAAGACTTAGGTTTCCGCTACGCAGATATGGAAAACGATGGCATAATCTCACCTGTCATGGATATTCAGGTGTCCTATAAGAAACCCGTCCGATACGGGGAAAAAGCAATCATACATACTTGGATTGAAGAATATGACGGGTTAAGGTCGGTCTATGGATATGAAATCTATACAGAGGATCACGAGCTTGCTCTCTCGGGTACATCAAAGCATGTCTGTGTGAAAAAAGATTCATTCAGACCGATCTCAGTGAAAAAGCACTTCCCGGATTGGCATGAAGCTTATATGAACGAAAAGAAATAA
- the tlp gene encoding small acid-soluble spore protein Tlp, with amino-acid sequence MTRNTPNPDNRNDNVEKLQDMVQNTIENMEKAEASMEFSESVQQTEQIKAKNERRRESIQAMRDEMKDEAQARKSGFRDDQNSYQ; translated from the coding sequence ATGACAAGAAATACACCAAATCCGGATAACCGTAATGATAATGTTGAAAAGTTGCAGGACATGGTTCAAAACACAATCGAAAACATGGAGAAAGCCGAGGCATCCATGGAGTTTTCCGAGAGTGTTCAGCAAACTGAACAGATAAAAGCGAAGAATGAGAGACGCCGAGAAAGCATTCAGGCAATGAGGGATGAAATGAAGGATGAAGCTCAAGCTCGCAAATCTGGCTTTCGGGATGATCAAAACTCTTATCAATAA
- a CDS encoding acid-soluble spore protein N yields MSNPKGSRKHFVPNHIGTQPRSAGGNKGKQMQDQSGQHAQVIQTKGE; encoded by the coding sequence ATGAGCAATCCAAAAGGAAGCAGAAAACACTTTGTTCCAAACCATATTGGTACACAGCCGCGATCCGCTGGAGGCAATAAAGGGAAACAAATGCAAGACCAATCGGGCCAGCATGCACAAGTGATCCAAACAAAAGGCGAGTAG
- a CDS encoding FbpB family small basic protein, whose protein sequence is MRKIRKKSFADLVLENKQALLKDTEALERIEARLEEKHVRKAE, encoded by the coding sequence ATGCGAAAAATAAGAAAAAAATCATTTGCCGATTTAGTGCTTGAAAATAAACAAGCATTATTGAAAGATACAGAAGCATTAGAGCGAATTGAAGCACGACTCGAAGAAAAGCATGTAAGAAAAGCAGAATAA
- a CDS encoding peroxiredoxin family protein produces the protein MVKKLVVFFIFAIMFTTLIVQAIERKTPAENDAKVYAANGAAFTDDNLPGLKSGTIAPDFTLKSLNGKNKSLSQFKGKKVILNFWATWCSPCKMEMPELEKFYQKLPENTVILAINIDSTGDVESFSKKYGITFPILLDKNNAVNEKYGVLTIPMSYLIDGKGVIQKKHIGIMTYEDFQKFAK, from the coding sequence TTGGTCAAGAAATTGGTGGTATTTTTCATATTCGCCATAATGTTTACAACCTTAATTGTTCAAGCCATCGAAAGAAAGACGCCAGCTGAGAATGATGCCAAGGTATATGCAGCTAATGGGGCTGCATTTACGGATGACAACCTTCCTGGGCTGAAGTCGGGAACGATCGCACCTGATTTCACGTTAAAATCTTTAAATGGAAAGAATAAATCTTTATCACAATTCAAAGGTAAGAAAGTCATCTTGAATTTCTGGGCTACATGGTGCTCCCCATGTAAAATGGAAATGCCTGAATTGGAGAAATTTTATCAGAAGCTGCCCGAAAATACAGTCATTTTGGCGATCAATATAGACTCCACTGGTGATGTAGAAAGTTTTTCAAAGAAATACGGGATCACCTTCCCGATCCTGCTTGACAAAAATAATGCCGTAAATGAAAAATATGGTGTTTTAACTATACCGATGTCTTATTTAATCGATGGGAAAGGTGTCATCCAAAAGAAACACATCGGCATCATGACGTATGAAGATTTTCAAAAATTTGCAAAATAA
- the acnA gene encoding aconitate hydratase AcnA: MAKNDVFSARSSFELEGKRYHYYRLSALEEAGVAEVSRLPYSVKVLLESVLRQLDGRVITKEHVENLSKWGSPEVKDAEVPFKPSRVILQDFTGVPAVVDLASLRKAMADMGGDPDKINPEIPVDLVIDHSVQVDKYGTPDALERNMELEFERNAERYQFLSWAQKAFKNYRAVPPATGIVHQVNLEYLANVVHAIETTEGDFETYPDTLVGTDSHTTMINGIGVLGWGVGGIEAEAGMLGQPSYFPIPEVIGVKMTGELPNGATATDLALKVTQVLRSKGVVGKFVEFFGAGVATLPLADRATIANMAPEYGATCGFFPVDAESLDYLRLTGRDETHIRMVEQYLKENNMFFTPDKEDPTYTDVVEINLSEIEANLSGPKRPQDLIPLSSMKDSFHKAVTAPAGNQGFGLDESEFNKEAKVSFTNGDETTMKTGAVAIAAITSCTNTSNPYVMLGAGLVAKKAADLGMEVPSYVKTSLAPGSKVVTGYLRDSGLLPFLEKLGFNLVGYGCTTCIGNSGPLKEEIETAVSDSDLLVTSVLSGNRNFEGRIHPLVKANYLASPPLVVAYALAGTVDIDLKNDPIGKDKDGNDVFFKDIWPTSEEVKAAVKQSVTPELFRKEYESVFEDNQRWNEIKTSNEPLYSFDQDSTYIQNPPFFEGLAPNADEVKPLSGLKVVGKFGDSVTTDHISPAGAIGKDTPAGKYLRNNGVEIRDFNSYGSRRGNHEVMMRGTFANIRIRNGMAPGTEGGFTTYLPTDEVMAMYDACMKYQENGTGLAVLAGKDYGMGSSRDWAAKGTNLLGIKTVIAESYERIHRSNLVMMGVLPLQFKKGENAETLGLTGNETIDVQIDENVKPRDILTVTATDDQGNKKVFEVLARFDSDVEVDYYRHGGILQMVLRGKLNA; the protein is encoded by the coding sequence ATGGCAAAGAACGATGTATTTAGCGCTCGTTCTTCTTTCGAATTAGAAGGAAAACGTTATCACTATTATCGTTTATCAGCTTTAGAAGAAGCTGGCGTAGCAGAAGTTTCACGTCTGCCTTACTCAGTAAAAGTATTATTGGAATCTGTATTGCGTCAATTGGATGGACGCGTAATCACAAAAGAGCACGTTGAAAATTTATCAAAATGGGGTTCACCAGAAGTAAAGGATGCTGAAGTGCCATTCAAACCTTCACGTGTAATCCTTCAGGACTTCACTGGTGTTCCAGCAGTCGTAGACTTGGCATCGCTTAGAAAAGCAATGGCCGACATGGGAGGGGACCCTGACAAAATCAACCCTGAAATCCCAGTCGACCTCGTCATCGACCATTCAGTCCAAGTTGACAAATACGGCACTCCGGATGCACTTGAAAGAAACATGGAGTTGGAATTTGAACGCAACGCCGAGCGTTACCAATTTTTAAGCTGGGCTCAAAAAGCATTCAAAAACTATCGCGCTGTACCACCTGCAACAGGTATCGTACACCAAGTCAACCTTGAATACTTAGCAAATGTCGTTCATGCAATCGAAACAACTGAAGGCGATTTTGAAACATATCCAGATACATTGGTTGGAACAGATTCACATACAACCATGATCAACGGAATCGGTGTACTTGGCTGGGGCGTTGGTGGAATTGAAGCTGAAGCAGGTATGCTTGGCCAACCATCATATTTCCCGATCCCGGAAGTCATCGGTGTAAAAATGACTGGTGAACTTCCAAATGGAGCAACTGCCACTGACCTTGCATTAAAAGTTACTCAAGTACTTCGCAGCAAAGGCGTAGTTGGGAAATTCGTTGAATTCTTCGGTGCTGGTGTTGCAACGCTTCCATTAGCTGACCGCGCAACAATCGCCAATATGGCTCCTGAATATGGTGCAACTTGCGGATTCTTCCCAGTCGATGCAGAATCGCTGGACTACTTGCGTTTAACAGGACGTGATGAGACACATATCCGTATGGTTGAACAATATTTGAAAGAGAACAATATGTTCTTCACTCCAGACAAAGAAGATCCAACTTACACAGATGTAGTGGAAATCAACTTGTCTGAAATCGAAGCGAATCTTTCTGGACCAAAGCGTCCACAAGATTTAATCCCGCTTTCATCCATGAAAGACTCTTTCCACAAAGCCGTCACTGCACCTGCAGGAAACCAAGGTTTTGGTTTGGATGAGTCCGAATTTAATAAAGAAGCTAAAGTTTCTTTCACAAATGGTGATGAGACTACAATGAAAACAGGTGCAGTTGCAATTGCAGCGATTACATCTTGTACAAATACATCAAATCCATACGTTATGCTTGGTGCGGGCCTTGTAGCGAAGAAAGCTGCTGACCTTGGCATGGAAGTGCCATCTTACGTAAAAACATCTTTAGCACCTGGTTCAAAGGTCGTTACAGGCTACTTAAGAGATTCCGGCCTTCTTCCTTTCCTAGAAAAGCTTGGATTTAACTTGGTAGGATACGGCTGTACAACATGTATCGGGAACTCAGGTCCGTTAAAAGAAGAAATCGAAACTGCTGTTTCTGATTCCGACCTTCTTGTGACATCTGTTCTTTCCGGTAACCGTAACTTTGAAGGACGCATCCACCCATTGGTCAAAGCCAACTACTTGGCATCACCACCACTTGTAGTGGCATATGCTTTGGCTGGAACAGTCGATATCGATCTTAAAAATGATCCAATCGGAAAAGACAAAGACGGAAACGATGTCTTCTTTAAAGATATTTGGCCAACTTCTGAAGAAGTGAAGGCTGCAGTTAAGCAATCAGTAACACCTGAATTATTCCGCAAAGAATATGAAAGCGTGTTTGAAGACAACCAACGCTGGAACGAAATCAAAACAAGCAATGAGCCGCTTTACAGCTTTGACCAAGATTCTACTTACATTCAAAACCCTCCATTTTTTGAAGGGCTGGCACCGAATGCTGATGAAGTTAAACCTTTATCAGGATTAAAGGTAGTAGGTAAATTTGGTGATTCCGTCACAACTGACCACATTTCACCAGCAGGTGCAATCGGTAAAGACACGCCTGCAGGTAAATACTTGCGCAATAATGGAGTAGAAATCAGAGACTTCAACTCCTATGGTTCCCGCCGAGGAAACCATGAAGTTATGATGCGCGGTACTTTCGCGAACATACGCATCCGCAACGGGATGGCGCCAGGTACTGAGGGCGGCTTCACGACATACTTGCCGACTGACGAAGTAATGGCTATGTATGATGCATGCATGAAATATCAAGAGAATGGAACAGGTCTTGCTGTCCTTGCCGGCAAAGATTATGGAATGGGATCTTCCCGTGACTGGGCTGCCAAAGGTACAAACCTATTGGGCATCAAGACAGTCATCGCTGAAAGCTATGAGCGCATCCATCGTTCTAATCTGGTTATGATGGGCGTATTGCCGCTTCAATTCAAAAAAGGTGAGAACGCGGAAACATTAGGTTTAACAGGTAATGAAACAATTGATGTTCAAATCGATGAAAATGTTAAGCCACGCGATATTCTAACTGTAACGGCTACAGACGATCAAGGAAACAAGAAGGTATTCGAAGTTCTTGCACGTTTTGATTCCGATGTGGAAGTTGACTATTACCGCCATGGAGGCATCCTACAAATGGTGCTTCGCGGTAAATTGAACGCGTAA
- the sspO gene encoding small acid-soluble spore protein O produces MTKRKANHVIPGANAAKSQGNGAGYNEELANEPLTEKERQNNKKRKKNQ; encoded by the coding sequence ATGACAAAACGAAAAGCCAACCACGTAATACCTGGGGCCAATGCCGCAAAATCGCAAGGAAATGGTGCCGGCTACAACGAAGAACTTGCCAATGAACCGTTAACAGAAAAAGAACGCCAAAATAACAAAAAACGCAAAAAGAACCAATAA
- a CDS encoding small acid-soluble spore protein P translates to MNKNDSKDMRKNAPKGENPGQPAPLSGSHKVKNRQHTRQKHNSGHDM, encoded by the coding sequence ATGAACAAAAACGATAGCAAAGACATGAGAAAAAATGCCCCTAAAGGTGAAAACCCCGGCCAACCGGCACCACTTAGCGGATCACATAAAGTAAAAAACCGCCAGCACACAAGACAAAAACACAACAGCGGCCATGATATGTAG
- a CDS encoding EAL domain-containing protein, with the protein MEHIPVTYSPFILVVLSVLIPLVGAYTFFEIYLLLINRALSRKQLLSGAIILGVSIWSAAATSIISIEGGQSFQLDWLIGSLLLVFASAFLSLWSISKAPRTVYLYVFSGFLLSIAIIGAQMMLDKSLIGIHIFNNDQSFWLISGVVCAINISNMVIFFYILARNVSILKYWLTLFLSISIFAMNYLTLSTSTLGIDSSTYNGYSIHENNLVFIILSSMFIVVGILLMISQFKQKQWENQAAWKNVQLQSLFKQNPDGIIIFNKDGRVVSANPASCKITGFSFNDSNGQEFTKFISTTDIQMATKYFKESINGKIQQFEILSYHKNGRELMLRVQSFPIMNDQKITGIYVIFQDMTALHSLQSDLMEKEEHYRLVSENMSDLVSVLNNKGKIEFVSPSHQKILGYPPDFLDGLQINHFIHPDDFHVLLSKYKVMMKSKEPVLANYRLLHQSGHYIPTESYVVPILDEEKQLQKMLVSSRDITERKKYEEELLDSETKYRVIAEYSYDLIRVIDPSGIVRYASPSHESILGYSAEEIIGAKFNQNIHPDDFEEVSGRFYRNLKMVKHEILEYRMKCKGGEWIWVEAHCNPVYDTQGYFKHYVIVSRNISERKAYEAQLEQLAFYDLLTEIPNRRLFQSEFTALIDHASANNGSFALFLLDCDRFKWVNDTFGHDTGDALLRCFVRRIKKILSKGDIFARLGGDEFAIILTDVHLQHEVEIFAKRMVESLQKSWEVNGHEFVTTSSIGISLFPKDGNSINQLMAHADQALYQAKEFGRNNHQYYSLEMEKKLTRKLDIENGLKTALKQERFHLVYQPQVLLSNGEIIGVEVLLRYTHPDLGPISPAEFIPLCEQSGMIDEVTHWVLSNAFHQQKLWEKSGFPPLKMAINISPITFEKKVFVESVERMLVEFDITPELIEFEITEDAFMHFTQEVKEAIVALKSMGIHIALDDFGSGYSSLKQLKELPIDKIKIDRTFIQNVPAMKRDQAIIESILSLTLKLNNEIICEGIETKEQVDYLLAQNCLYGQGYYFSRPLLAMDLVENWLEKAVLQ; encoded by the coding sequence GTGGAACATATACCTGTTACATATAGTCCCTTCATTCTTGTAGTGTTATCCGTATTAATCCCTTTAGTAGGTGCGTACACTTTTTTTGAAATATATTTATTATTAATAAATAGGGCATTGTCCCGGAAACAGCTCTTGAGCGGAGCCATCATCTTAGGAGTAAGCATTTGGTCGGCCGCGGCTACAAGCATTATTTCCATTGAAGGCGGGCAGTCCTTTCAGCTTGATTGGCTGATTGGTTCATTATTATTAGTGTTCGCTTCTGCATTCCTTTCGCTTTGGTCCATTTCAAAAGCTCCCCGGACCGTATATTTGTATGTGTTTTCCGGTTTTTTGTTGAGCATAGCGATTATTGGCGCACAAATGATGCTGGATAAAAGCTTGATCGGGATTCACATATTTAACAATGATCAATCTTTTTGGCTAATCTCTGGAGTCGTTTGTGCAATCAATATTAGCAACATGGTTATTTTCTTCTACATCCTCGCGAGAAATGTGTCCATACTTAAATATTGGCTCACGTTATTTTTGAGTATTTCTATTTTTGCCATGAATTATTTGACTTTATCCACCTCTACTTTGGGTATCGATTCTTCCACTTACAATGGCTATTCCATCCATGAAAATAACTTGGTATTCATTATTTTATCATCGATGTTTATAGTAGTTGGTATTTTACTGATGATCTCTCAGTTCAAGCAAAAGCAGTGGGAAAATCAAGCAGCTTGGAAGAATGTTCAACTTCAGTCTCTTTTTAAGCAAAATCCGGATGGAATTATCATTTTTAATAAAGATGGCCGTGTGGTCAGTGCAAACCCAGCGAGCTGTAAAATTACGGGCTTTTCTTTCAATGATAGCAATGGACAGGAATTCACTAAGTTTATTTCTACCACAGATATTCAAATGGCAACAAAGTATTTTAAGGAGTCCATTAATGGAAAGATCCAGCAATTTGAAATCCTTAGTTATCATAAAAATGGCCGGGAGCTCATGTTGAGGGTCCAATCCTTCCCCATCATGAATGACCAAAAGATCACCGGTATTTATGTGATTTTTCAAGATATGACCGCTCTTCACTCCTTGCAATCCGATTTAATGGAGAAGGAAGAACATTATCGTCTTGTTTCTGAAAATATGAGTGACTTAGTAAGTGTGCTGAATAACAAAGGGAAAATTGAGTTTGTTTCCCCTTCACATCAAAAAATCCTCGGATATCCACCTGATTTTTTGGATGGATTGCAGATCAATCATTTTATACATCCTGATGATTTTCATGTCTTGCTTTCTAAATATAAAGTGATGATGAAGTCGAAAGAACCTGTCCTAGCCAATTATCGCCTGCTTCATCAAAGCGGCCATTATATTCCTACGGAGTCTTATGTGGTCCCTATTTTGGATGAAGAAAAACAGCTTCAAAAAATGCTTGTCTCATCCAGGGATATTACTGAAAGAAAAAAATATGAAGAGGAATTATTGGATAGTGAGACAAAATATCGTGTGATTGCCGAATATTCTTATGATCTTATCCGCGTCATTGACCCTTCTGGAATTGTCCGTTACGCTTCTCCCTCTCATGAATCCATTCTCGGTTATTCAGCAGAGGAAATTATAGGGGCAAAATTCAATCAGAATATCCATCCAGATGACTTTGAAGAGGTGTCAGGAAGGTTCTATCGGAATTTAAAAATGGTTAAGCATGAGATACTGGAATATCGAATGAAATGTAAAGGTGGAGAATGGATCTGGGTGGAAGCACACTGTAATCCAGTCTATGATACCCAAGGCTATTTCAAGCATTATGTCATTGTTTCAAGGAATATTTCTGAGAGAAAAGCTTATGAAGCACAGCTTGAACAACTTGCGTTTTATGATTTGTTGACTGAAATTCCGAATCGTAGGTTGTTTCAATCTGAATTTACAGCCTTGATTGATCATGCTTCAGCCAATAATGGAAGTTTTGCATTGTTCTTACTCGACTGTGACCGTTTTAAGTGGGTGAATGACACATTCGGCCACGATACAGGCGATGCTTTATTAAGATGTTTTGTCAGAAGAATCAAGAAGATTTTGTCCAAAGGCGATATTTTTGCACGCCTGGGTGGAGACGAATTCGCGATAATTCTTACGGATGTCCATCTCCAACATGAAGTTGAGATATTTGCGAAACGTATGGTGGAATCCCTGCAAAAAAGCTGGGAGGTCAATGGCCATGAATTTGTGACCACCTCATCAATCGGAATTTCCTTGTTTCCTAAAGATGGGAATTCGATCAATCAATTAATGGCTCATGCAGACCAAGCGCTTTATCAAGCAAAGGAATTCGGAAGAAATAATCATCAATATTACTCATTGGAAATGGAGAAGAAGCTAACAAGGAAGCTCGACATTGAAAACGGTTTGAAGACAGCTTTGAAACAGGAGAGATTTCATCTTGTTTATCAGCCTCAAGTCCTTCTTTCCAATGGTGAAATAATCGGAGTGGAGGTATTGCTAAGATACACCCATCCAGATCTTGGACCGATTTCCCCTGCCGAGTTCATTCCTTTATGTGAGCAGTCCGGCATGATTGATGAGGTTACCCATTGGGTTTTATCAAATGCATTTCATCAGCAAAAGCTATGGGAGAAAAGTGGTTTTCCTCCCTTGAAAATGGCCATTAACATATCTCCGATCACATTTGAAAAGAAAGTGTTTGTCGAATCTGTTGAGAGAATGCTGGTGGAATTCGATATAACGCCTGAATTGATAGAATTTGAGATAACGGAAGATGCCTTTATGCATTTTACACAGGAAGTAAAGGAAGCGATTGTGGCATTGAAATCAATGGGGATTCACATTGCCTTAGATGACTTTGGATCTGGCTACTCTTCTTTAAAGCAACTTAAGGAGCTGCCAATCGATAAAATTAAAATTGATCGTACCTTTATTCAAAATGTCCCTGCCATGAAAAGGGACCAAGCCATCATCGAAAGTATTTTGAGTCTGACGTTGAAATTGAATAATGAAATTATTTGTGAAGGAATTGAGACAAAAGAGCAAGTGGATTATTTATTAGCCCAAAACTGTCTTTATGGCCAAGGGTACTATTTCAGCCGACCACTCCTGGCAATGGATCTAGTGGAAAATTGGCTTGAAAAGGCAGTTCTTCAATAA